tatctcaatcactaatcaatagcttcacttggaagttttgtttatggtgttgcactcacctcatcaatgagagggaccatcaagcaccaatgattgtttatcttgtatgcatattatactaacccaaataccaaaattattgctttgtttctttgtaggcttttgttttgtaggtaccaagccaagacatgcaataaacaaggcatttttcacatttttgactgatgaaatcgatttccctactgggtaaatcgatttccctgcagcaatcttcaacaaaatcacattctggacagcatgaaatcgatttccctcctgggtaaatcgatttccctagtgtattttgcgccaaattctcttctggaacagagtgaaatcgatttcactcctggggaaatcgatttccttaaggcgaaattcaaaaaatataaggaaggaagcttgacatcgttttggcacctttttatttgatcattgtaccaattttccacctcatcaaaataattctcttcattaaacccacttaaaccccattttaccactttttaccatttaattgccactttaatcaccaattaaacacaagctaattaccaaatgcaaaaagaccaaactaccactactcttgctctcatcctataaatagagccctctactctctcatttctcaagctttgagagccaacaaaccccttgcaatttctctcctcatccttaccaaattcaccaaagctctttttctttcataaagtttgtgagtcacatcttgaacctcacaaactttgagctaagccaccatccatttcactcttttttcttcaattgttgagagatcaagatttgtgttggtgattcttgaagtagatccaagttttgttcaagatttggtaaattttcttcatccttttagtatatcatgatgtagatccttgttgcttgtgtgtgatgcatctttgatgctatattggtgctatttgatggtgaattgatggaaaattcgtgctccaattgatgtgtgatcataaggtgtttgtatgtttgcttaagtcaagttttatgcctcctaatgctgattttttgaatgctgtgtgcaggaaatcgatttccctctgtaggaaatcgatttccacctttttttttttcaaaatttgaactccgcactcaggaaatcgatttcctacagaggtaaatcgatttcctgctggcagaatgtggttttttgccttttctatgcttgttttggcttcctacttcctccacttcattaatatcattggatctaggatgttgataggtttgaaagaaccaaatccataatattagatgaatgatattaatgatagtgtgagttgattttactttatgcattttatcttcttcttctccttttttcttttgatcgatgaaagtcttaatactttgagaattcttatggattcttagtaaagactagatcgctacctattttcttttcgtgcggtattgctttcggaaggcgatctacatatcgttcttctcgcatgcattagcacataaagttttgaccggcctcgttgtagggtgatttctacataaatcacttggcgatctgcttaacatagcgcaatatttcgtgtcccgaataaaaaagatcaaatatggaagagaattgtatgcggttgatttaagacttgtggaggtatttatcgtgtagtcgctatgatttttatcaagcttctgataaacctccattgaatttaaatccgagtacatcattcactcaccatcgatcttcattactaactttgataacatacttgacaagtttcaagatggttatctttaacatctaacaactaactttaatttccgccatttattataccgctctttatatttctcgctttatcgctttattttatcatttcatcatatttacattccgccattttctctttgtccatttggacgtttataattctgctattttctctttgtccacttggacatatgtttatgcttccgctattttctttttgtccacttggaccatactttacttttatgctaaaacactaataaacaacaaaaatctaaaaaatacataaggctctctttggactattggttactatccctagcattttggagattcggacttatggacctagtgcctctggactcttattctgttattactctgctgttattctgtctgtctggcattggattgttgtttgtttgtatgtgcaggtatttccttgaaagcccttgatggttaattccaaggcattgagataaggattttacccgaaaacagccgttactctgcccgattttcgtcagaatcttaatgtgcttaatgaaaagtggtgctaagacaataagttcatctggatccccaagtgttaatgtgttggtattgataaatccaaaggatgggaaaactacattgactcttaatgtcaaatgttggcttcttatttggttagaccgtttctttccttagcttttattttacgcaataggatagcctcttcatctcctccccttctttaattttcaaaatcttctccctttttcaaaaaccttcttatgtttgcaaccttttcaagaccttttctcaaaaaatatcttttgcccttagtggcttttcttcaaaagtttagacaccgttaatcgtcgaaacgagtggttataccccacgattttgaaattgattgatataatgagatcttttccgcgtgagagagctagtggcatactcgtcgattttatccgagttggagcccttctttcattagcgatgcaaagaactcgtttgttctcatgctcaagatcaatggctgagtatttctctccaacgacgataaagtgtttattcgtttttaaaccgttttccctttaagcggaactacattagctctgacttctccattgcaccgaggaggtatgtaggcccaaggctaaacgctttgccgagcttattttaaaaataaaacaaactctttttttagcacacacacacagattttcaaaaaggttcccgtggagtaccacggatatgaggggtgctttaaaccttcccctcatataatcaacacccgtacctgagatctctttcttgttttaaaaacaaaactttgggtttttcgttcttttcccttttcctttgaaaaaataaagcgtggtggcgatttcaaacgaaatattgattcgagtcaatcccatggcttcgatatcagattttccccgctacacttgccagtgagcctttccaggattcgccatgtacctgcttacaagacttactgcgtatgctatgtcgggtctagtacagaccatagcatacatcaaagaaccaactatattagcatatgggatgctattcatataggctctttcgacatcagtactgggacactgatcaatactcatcttgaattgagggtttgttggagtcacaactggcttcgaattcgacataccaaacttttcaagaatcttccgtaggtatgcctcttgagataaacataacactaaaacctaatttaacatgctaacaaccctagcatcttcgacacaagcatgtgaacaaccttcgacttcatgcttaaccctgtcgaaccaagaagctacctttcgaccatactagagttcgatccagtATCTCACAATTCAATTATCGAGTTTTACTATTTTCATGTTTATCTAAGACAGTcgattttttactttttttttgcaAGTAATTAAACTTGTTCTTAAGGATTTTATAAATAAGGATTTAGGACGATGATTGGTGTTCGAGACTTACTCATACACATTTCTTATTTCGGTTAATAACGAGAAGTATATttgtagaaaaataataaaaattattggtAATACCTACTTTTGTCAACACGTTATTACTGTGTTCTAAATTAACGAGTTACTTGTTTTTCCAATCGTTCATTTAGAAACCTTTAAAAATACAACTACTAAAACAGTGGATCATTTCTCAGTTGACTTTGAGACACTTTCTTCGTCTCTGATTCAACTATCTAAAATTTTTAAGTCAGATATCAATTATACCCTTTCAGTGTATTGTTCCTACTTTCGCAGCGAATATATtcgtttaaaataaaaaaaaatattaaaacaaacaaaacatttcTCGTTATTAATCATTCACCATACTATTTGTATGAGGTCAATCCTCAAAATATAAAAAGCACTCTTTTTAATACAAATTGTGAGCGGCAAAAGATAGTTGAAACTTGAAGGTTACTGAACTTAGGGTCAAAGGGGCAAAACTTTCAGCTAATCTAATCTGTCCCTTCACTACACCTCTTAAACTCAATTGAGAGGTGAGACAATCTctacaaaatattataaaaatggcATGAAACCAAAGCACACGTGTTTTTTATCTGTCCTAATTTTCAAACCAACAAGATTATAGAAAATTCAACAAGAAATTATTaatcacaacaacttgaaaaaagtaatactatttaaaaattattgtttCCAAAGTGAACTTCTGCAACCCACCATGCATCAACTGCTCTTTTCACACCTTAATGAGACAGGTAACTGCTACAAACAAAAtggtactccctccgtctcataataagtgtcctaTTTGCAGTTTTTctttgtctcaaattaattgtccatttaaaATTCCAATGcattaatcattattatttttccactatatacccctatttattaactttcacgttattcaactactattaataggggcattctagtaaatgacattaacttttttactaaaaccaacacatccaatcattttcttaaaaaccgcgcattactcaaatgggacacttattatAAGACGGAGGGAGTAACATATACTAATAGGTGTCTAGCTAGGAACACTGCATAAACATCTCCACCAACAAGTAGATGAAGATCAAGAGACTTTCGTTGTCTTCGATATGTCCTGTTGCAGGCAGACAAATTTCATAGACTAAAAGATAATCATGCTTTAAAATAGCATCTTTTCATCTTCCAACTAAAGCTCCCTTAACAATGCATGCATAATGCATTTCTGAGTATTATAttgtaaaaatgtcattttgtaaGAATCAACGCAATTCCCAAGAAAACAATTGAGGGATGAGTTGGAGGTGCATGGAGAATATTGACAGATCATGGTGAGGTAGCCGAGATCCAAATCCAGATGATATTAATTAGGTGACATTTAAGAAACAAAAATATTCTTCTTGTCTCCTTCATTTGTTTGCTATATATATAAAGCGAAAAGCCAACCAAAACTCAAGTATTCAAATAAACTCTTGTATATTTTCACCTTGTAAACTTCTGCTTTCTGAGAAGAAAAAATGGCAATCattgaaacaaacacaaaaagcTCTCTGCATCTTCGCAGTAACAGCTTACCATCCACATCTCACCCTCTTATATCACAATTTGAGGACCATTTGCAGAGATTGAAGACTTCCGAAGGTGCCTCTTCAGAGTCATCATCTTCGATATCCAACAAACTTAATGGCATGCAGGACTTGCATGACTGCATTGATATGTTGCTTCAATTGCCAATTGGACAACAAACCTTAGCACAGGAGTGCAATGAAAAATGTGTCGATGACCTACTAGAAGGATCACTTAGGATCTTGGATATCTGCAGTATAGCTAAGGAATGCCTTTTGCTATCAAAGGAAAACATGCATGAACTACAATCAGTCATCAGAAGAAAGAGAGGAATTGAAACCGCATTCAAAGTTGAGTGTGTAAAATACATGGCTTTGAGGAAGAACATGAAGAAGCAAATTCGGAAGGCGTTGGCAAATTTGAAAGCAACGAAGTTGATTGCTTCTTCTTCAAACAAC
The window above is part of the Vicia villosa cultivar HV-30 ecotype Madison, WI unplaced genomic scaffold, Vvil1.0 ctg.000920F_1_1, whole genome shotgun sequence genome. Proteins encoded here:
- the LOC131632249 gene encoding uncharacterized protein LOC131632249; translated protein: MAIIETNTKSSLHLRSNSLPSTSHPLISQFEDHLQRLKTSEGASSESSSSISNKLNGMQDLHDCIDMLLQLPIGQQTLAQECNEKCVDDLLEGSLRILDICSIAKECLLLSKENMHELQSVIRRKRGIETAFKVECVKYMALRKNMKKQIRKALANLKATKLIASSSNNKDNNSSPMLGFLKEAETITITSLEHLLLFICNPKGHSNNRRWSAISKLMHSKRVVCDSQNSDTNEFEKVDAALLSLISHKSSSTENFQSHLEDLEMCIQDLETGVEQISRKLIRNRVSLLNIFNH